In Mycobacterium sp. JS623, one genomic interval encodes:
- a CDS encoding DUF2516 family protein encodes MELQGLVGYVLAVLQIAVLVTTVYAFVHAALQRPDAYTAAEKLTKPVWLVILGVGVLLALVLGITGVAIAAVAAGVYLVDVRPKILEIQGKSR; translated from the coding sequence GTGGAGCTTCAAGGCCTAGTGGGTTACGTCCTCGCTGTTTTGCAGATAGCGGTGTTGGTGACGACGGTTTATGCGTTCGTTCACGCCGCATTGCAGCGGCCCGACGCCTACACCGCCGCCGAAAAGCTGACCAAGCCGGTCTGGCTGGTGATCCTCGGCGTCGGAGTGCTGCTGGCACTCGTCCTCGGCATCACTGGCGTGGCGATCGCGGCCGTCGCCGCCGGCGTCTACCTCGTCGACGTCCGGCCCAAGATCCTGGAAATCCAGGGCAAGTCCCGCTAG
- a CDS encoding LmeA family phospholipid-binding protein: MTDPWARPANQVPPVPPRPPQFPPGASAGQPAQPAAPQAPPPQKDSSLLGKAKDLFRDPLSIVLAVVIVVALVAAGLLAGELYARSRADDVIAAAAQCVVQDSASVSFDALPPFLWQHMTGHYTNIHFETAGNQIRQAKGMKVNVAIKDVRLGDTANSGGTIGSLVANVTWSTQGIKDTIQNAIPLVGSFVTGVTTNPSAGTVELQGALGSITTKPTVANDGISLPVTELTGLGFTLPRETVQPALDAFTDQFTKGYPLGIHATAVQVTETGVVAQFSTQNASMPKGNQDPCFAGL, translated from the coding sequence GTGACCGATCCTTGGGCTCGCCCGGCCAACCAGGTCCCGCCCGTCCCACCGCGGCCGCCCCAGTTCCCGCCGGGGGCATCTGCGGGCCAGCCCGCCCAGCCGGCCGCGCCGCAGGCCCCACCCCCGCAGAAGGACTCGTCGCTGCTGGGCAAGGCCAAGGACCTGTTCCGTGACCCCCTGTCGATCGTCCTTGCCGTGGTCATCGTCGTCGCGCTGGTGGCGGCCGGCCTGCTCGCAGGCGAGCTCTACGCCCGCAGCCGTGCCGACGACGTGATCGCCGCAGCCGCACAGTGCGTGGTGCAGGACAGCGCCTCGGTGTCGTTCGACGCGCTTCCTCCGTTCCTCTGGCAGCACATGACCGGTCACTACACGAACATTCACTTCGAGACCGCGGGCAATCAGATCCGTCAGGCCAAGGGCATGAAGGTCAACGTGGCCATCAAAGACGTCCGGCTCGGAGACACCGCTAATTCCGGCGGGACGATCGGCTCGTTGGTGGCCAACGTCACGTGGTCGACGCAGGGCATCAAGGACACCATCCAGAACGCCATCCCGCTCGTCGGCTCCTTCGTCACCGGCGTGACCACCAACCCGTCGGCGGGCACCGTCGAGTTGCAGGGCGCACTTGGCAGCATCACCACCAAGCCGACGGTCGCCAACGACGGAATCTCGTTGCCGGTAACGGAATTGACCGGCCTGGGCTTCACACTCCCGCGCGAGACAGTGCAGCCGGCGCTGGACGCCTTCACCGACCAGTTCACCAAGGGCTACCCGCTCGGCATCCACGCAACCGCAGTGCAGGTGACCGAAACCGGTGTGGTGGCACAGTTTTCGACGCAAAACGCATCGATGCCGAAGGGCAACCAGGACCCCTGCTTCGCGGGTCTTTAA
- a CDS encoding polyphosphate kinase 2 family protein, whose product MTKPGDLPEPWTHEPHKHLAYRQGNKVADIDTSATPGFKGKKADAADLQPDRNKRFAELQEMLFARSKGGDDQRSLLLVLQGMDTAGKGGVVKHVVGAANPQGIRYHAFGKPTDEELKHHYLWRIRRALPPPGHIGVFDRSHYEDVLIVRVHNLVPPEVWGNRYEEINRFERKLVAAGTTIIKVAMFVSLDEQKARLAARLNRPDKYWKYNPSDLDERRLWPAYQEAYQAMLERTSTDVAPWHVVPCDRKWYSRLAILELLIEALEGLDLSWPAPDFDVEAEKKRLAKA is encoded by the coding sequence ATGACTAAGCCCGGAGATCTGCCCGAACCCTGGACCCACGAGCCGCACAAGCATCTGGCGTATCGCCAGGGCAACAAGGTCGCGGACATCGACACCAGCGCCACCCCCGGATTCAAGGGGAAGAAGGCCGATGCGGCCGACCTGCAGCCTGACCGAAACAAGCGCTTCGCAGAGTTGCAGGAGATGCTGTTCGCCAGAAGCAAGGGCGGCGACGACCAGCGGTCGCTGTTGTTGGTGCTGCAGGGGATGGACACCGCCGGTAAGGGCGGCGTCGTCAAACACGTTGTGGGAGCAGCTAATCCGCAAGGTATCCGCTACCACGCGTTCGGGAAGCCGACCGACGAGGAACTCAAGCATCACTATCTGTGGCGGATCCGGCGTGCACTACCGCCCCCCGGCCATATCGGCGTGTTCGACCGCTCTCATTACGAAGATGTGCTGATCGTTCGGGTGCACAACCTGGTGCCGCCGGAGGTCTGGGGCAACCGCTACGAGGAGATCAACCGGTTCGAGCGCAAGCTTGTCGCCGCGGGGACGACGATCATCAAGGTGGCGATGTTCGTCTCACTCGATGAGCAGAAGGCCCGGCTGGCAGCGCGACTCAACCGACCCGACAAGTATTGGAAGTACAACCCGAGTGACCTCGACGAGCGACGTCTGTGGCCGGCATATCAGGAGGCTTATCAGGCGATGCTCGAGCGCACGTCAACCGATGTGGCGCCGTGGCATGTGGTGCCGTGCGATCGCAAGTGGTACAGCCGACTGGCGATACTGGAGCTATTGATCGAGGCGCTCGAAGGGCTCGACTTGTCTTGGCCGGCACCCGATTTCGATGTCGAGGCGGAGAAGAAGCGACTAGCCAAGGCTTAG
- a CDS encoding DUF2599 domain-containing protein produces MRLRLAAAAAAATLPLVLAPVASLVALAPPAEADPVPGPPYVDHVQWAKWADLSSLRVYPTEAARQASLQPGTDPQADEAWAEVLTLSPDADMPGMKAQFLCHWHFAEFAEPGKVSWNLEPWRNLVSDQQMVAAGCNPGGTEEPF; encoded by the coding sequence GTGCGTCTTCGTCTCGCGGCCGCAGCGGCGGCCGCCACCCTGCCTCTAGTCCTCGCGCCCGTTGCTTCGCTTGTCGCGCTGGCTCCGCCCGCGGAAGCCGACCCGGTGCCCGGCCCGCCGTACGTCGATCACGTCCAGTGGGCGAAGTGGGCCGACCTGTCCAGCCTGCGCGTGTACCCGACGGAGGCCGCGCGGCAGGCGTCGCTGCAGCCAGGCACCGATCCGCAGGCCGACGAGGCGTGGGCCGAGGTGCTCACGCTGTCGCCCGACGCCGATATGCCCGGCATGAAAGCGCAGTTCCTGTGCCACTGGCATTTCGCCGAGTTCGCCGAGCCCGGCAAGGTCAGCTGGAACCTGGAGCCGTGGCGAAATCTGGTCTCCGACCAGCAGATGGTCGCGGCCGGCTGTAACCCCGGCGGCACCGAAGAACCGTTCTAG
- a CDS encoding TetR/AcrR family transcriptional regulator, protein MAQQTSPVAVKTDGRKRRWHKHKVERRNELVDGTLEAIRRRGSNVSMDEIAAEIGVSKTVLYRYFVDKNDLTTAVMMRFAQTTLIPNMTAALTSNLDGFDLTREIIRVYVETVASEPEPYQFVMANNSASKSKAVAASESIIARMLAVMLRRRMVEVGMDTGGVESWAYHTVGGVQLATHSWMNDRRISADDLIDYLTMLSWNALCGIVEVGGSLEKFREGPHPSPGLPPQLLADD, encoded by the coding sequence GTGGCACAGCAGACCTCTCCGGTGGCGGTCAAGACCGATGGACGCAAACGTCGCTGGCACAAGCACAAGGTGGAGCGCCGCAATGAGCTGGTAGACGGCACCCTCGAGGCCATCCGTCGACGCGGCAGCAACGTCAGTATGGACGAAATCGCCGCCGAAATCGGGGTCTCCAAGACGGTGCTGTACCGCTATTTCGTCGACAAGAACGACTTGACGACGGCCGTCATGATGCGGTTCGCCCAGACCACTTTGATCCCGAACATGACAGCCGCGCTGACGTCGAACCTCGACGGCTTCGACCTGACCCGCGAGATCATTCGCGTCTACGTCGAAACAGTGGCCTCCGAGCCGGAGCCGTACCAGTTCGTGATGGCCAACAACTCAGCGTCCAAGAGCAAGGCCGTCGCGGCATCCGAGTCGATCATCGCGCGCATGCTCGCGGTGATGCTGCGCCGCCGCATGGTGGAGGTTGGCATGGACACCGGCGGGGTCGAGTCGTGGGCGTATCACACCGTCGGCGGGGTCCAACTGGCCACGCACTCGTGGATGAACGACCGGCGGATCAGCGCCGATGATCTGATCGACTATCTGACGATGCTGTCGTGGAACGCGCTTTGCGGCATCGTCGAAGTGGGCGGGTCGCTGGAGAAGTTCCGCGAAGGACCACACCCGTCGCCGGGATTGCCGCCACAATTACTGGCTGATGACTAA
- a CDS encoding carbon-nitrogen hydrolase family protein encodes MRIALAQIQAGAEPTANLGLVEDYTRRAADAGARLVLFPEATMCRFGVPLAPIAEPLHGSWASAVRAIAERAGVVVVTGMFVPAEEDRTGRVTNTLLATGPGVDTHYDKIHLYDAFGFAESDTVAPGREPVMITVDGVNVGLTLCYDVRFPELYVELASRGAQLITVHASWGTGPGKLEQWQLLARARAIDTTGLVAAVDQAYPGDELAAAGPVGVGGSLVASATGEVLASAGADPQLLVTDLDLDAAQKTRETIAVLRNRTEFTRLGKAESLR; translated from the coding sequence ATGCGGATTGCCCTCGCGCAGATCCAGGCCGGTGCTGAACCCACCGCCAACCTCGGCCTTGTCGAGGACTACACCCGTCGCGCCGCCGACGCGGGCGCCCGCCTCGTGCTGTTCCCCGAGGCAACCATGTGCCGGTTCGGCGTGCCGCTGGCCCCGATCGCCGAACCGCTACACGGGTCGTGGGCATCAGCCGTCCGCGCCATCGCTGAACGCGCGGGCGTCGTCGTCGTGACAGGCATGTTCGTCCCTGCCGAGGAAGACAGAACCGGCCGGGTGACCAACACGCTGCTCGCGACGGGTCCGGGCGTCGATACGCATTACGACAAGATCCATTTGTACGACGCGTTCGGTTTCGCCGAGTCCGACACTGTCGCGCCGGGCCGGGAGCCGGTGATGATCACCGTCGACGGCGTGAATGTCGGACTGACCCTGTGCTACGACGTCCGCTTCCCCGAGCTGTACGTCGAATTGGCCTCGCGCGGAGCGCAACTCATCACGGTGCACGCGTCGTGGGGCACGGGTCCTGGAAAGCTCGAGCAGTGGCAGCTGCTGGCGCGGGCCCGCGCGATCGATACGACGGGCCTCGTCGCCGCTGTCGACCAGGCGTATCCCGGTGATGAACTCGCCGCAGCGGGCCCGGTCGGCGTCGGTGGCAGCCTTGTCGCGTCGGCGACCGGCGAGGTGCTGGCATCGGCTGGGGCCGACCCGCAGTTGCTCGTGACCGATCTCGACCTCGATGCGGCGCAGAAGACCCGCGAGACGATCGCGGTATTGCGCAACCGGACAGAGTTCACCCGTCTCGGTAAGGCAGAATCCCTCAGGTGA
- the deoC gene encoding deoxyribose-phosphate aldolase yields MRYSRSSVAALVDHTLLKPEATEADVVALLQEAEELGVFAVCVSPTMVATAKSFRTGEYVIASVVGFPSGKHLSAIKAEEAKLAVAAGASEIDMVIDVGSALEGDFDAVRSDIATVFAAMPSDTVLKVIVESAALIALGGEQRLVDVCKIAEDAGADFVKTSTGFHPSGGASVRAVELMAKTVGDRLGVKASGGIRTADDAVAMLNAGATRLGLSGTRVVLDGLA; encoded by the coding sequence ATGCGCTATAGCCGATCGAGCGTTGCCGCGCTCGTCGACCACACGCTGTTGAAGCCCGAGGCGACGGAGGCCGATGTCGTTGCGCTGCTGCAGGAAGCCGAAGAGCTCGGGGTGTTCGCGGTGTGCGTGTCACCGACCATGGTGGCGACGGCCAAATCGTTTCGAACGGGCGAATATGTGATCGCGTCGGTGGTGGGATTCCCTTCAGGCAAACATCTTTCGGCGATCAAGGCCGAGGAGGCCAAGCTTGCCGTTGCGGCTGGCGCGAGCGAGATCGACATGGTGATCGATGTCGGATCTGCGCTCGAGGGCGACTTCGACGCGGTGCGATCTGATATCGCAACGGTTTTCGCCGCGATGCCGTCTGACACGGTGTTGAAGGTGATCGTGGAGTCGGCTGCGCTGATCGCATTGGGCGGCGAGCAGCGACTGGTCGACGTGTGCAAGATTGCCGAGGATGCCGGCGCCGATTTCGTGAAGACCTCCACCGGTTTTCACCCCAGCGGCGGCGCCTCGGTGCGCGCGGTCGAGCTGATGGCGAAGACCGTCGGTGACCGTCTTGGCGTCAAGGCCAGCGGTGGCATCCGCACGGCTGACGACGCCGTTGCGATGCTGAACGCGGGCGCGACCCGGCTCGGACTATCGGGTACCCGCGTTGTGCTCGACGGGCTGGCTTAA
- a CDS encoding helix-turn-helix domain-containing protein has protein sequence MPQDENLAAVVSNAAQTAAQDIGSFIRTQREAAQVSVRQLAEKAGVSNPYLSQIERGLRKPSADVLQQIAKALRVSAEVLYVRAGILEPSETSEVRDAIITDTAITERQKQVLLDIYTSFCQQNEAVSEEPTTEATADLPKALEIQQFNESQ, from the coding sequence ATGCCGCAGGATGAAAATCTTGCCGCCGTCGTGTCCAACGCCGCCCAGACCGCGGCGCAGGACATTGGCAGCTTCATCCGTACGCAACGCGAGGCAGCGCAGGTATCCGTGCGGCAGTTGGCCGAGAAGGCCGGCGTCAGCAATCCCTATCTCAGCCAGATCGAGCGGGGATTGCGGAAACCCTCGGCCGACGTGCTGCAGCAGATCGCCAAAGCGCTGCGCGTGTCTGCGGAAGTGCTCTACGTGCGGGCCGGGATTCTCGAGCCCAGCGAGACGAGTGAGGTCCGCGACGCCATCATCACCGACACGGCGATCACCGAGCGGCAGAAGCAGGTGCTGCTCGACATCTACACGTCGTTTTGCCAACAGAACGAAGCCGTCAGTGAGGAGCCGACGACTGAAGCGACTGCAGACCTACCCAAAGCTCTAGAAATTCAACAGTTCAACGAAAGTCAGTGA
- a CDS encoding DUF445 domain-containing protein, protein MAHRPDVGRRPVAPATRASFAESLAGADSVADAERRRGLRRMKLVALSFLVGATVIFLVCTWAQSNGAASWVGYVRAAAEAGMVGALADWFAVTALFKHPLGIPIPHTAIIKRKKDQLGEGLGAFVRENFMSPQVIEAKLRDAQVAGRLGKWLSEPSHAQRVAAETSTVLRVLVEMLRDEDVQHVLDRMIVKRVAEPQWGPPIGRVLATLLAERRQEALLQLLADRAFQWSLNAGDIIERVVERDSPTWSPRWVDHLVGDRIHRELMDFTDKVRRNPDHELRRSATRFLFEFADDLQHDDATIQRAENVKEQLMARDEVARAAETAWAAAKRIILESVDDPSSALRTRIADSVVHIGESLRDDADLRDKVDNWIIRAAQHLVSEYGVEITAIITETIERWDADEASRRIELHVGRDLQFIRINGTVVGSLAGLIIYSIAQLLF, encoded by the coding sequence GTGGCACACAGACCGGACGTCGGCAGGCGGCCCGTTGCACCGGCGACACGGGCCAGTTTCGCCGAGTCGTTAGCGGGAGCCGACAGCGTCGCCGACGCCGAACGCCGCCGCGGGCTGCGGCGGATGAAGCTCGTCGCACTGAGCTTCCTGGTCGGCGCCACCGTGATTTTCTTGGTCTGCACCTGGGCCCAGTCCAACGGCGCAGCGTCCTGGGTCGGCTATGTCCGGGCCGCCGCCGAGGCCGGCATGGTCGGCGCGCTCGCCGACTGGTTCGCGGTCACGGCTCTGTTCAAGCATCCGCTGGGCATCCCGATCCCACACACCGCGATCATCAAGCGCAAAAAAGATCAACTCGGCGAGGGCCTCGGTGCGTTCGTTCGGGAGAACTTCATGTCGCCCCAGGTGATCGAGGCCAAGCTGCGCGATGCGCAGGTCGCGGGCCGACTGGGTAAGTGGCTGTCGGAGCCGTCGCACGCCCAGCGCGTCGCGGCCGAAACATCAACGGTGCTAAGGGTTCTCGTGGAGATGCTGCGCGACGAGGATGTGCAGCACGTGCTGGATCGGATGATCGTCAAGCGCGTCGCGGAACCGCAGTGGGGCCCGCCGATCGGCCGCGTGCTGGCCACCCTTCTGGCCGAGCGCCGCCAAGAGGCGCTGCTGCAGCTGCTCGCCGATCGGGCGTTCCAGTGGTCGTTGAACGCCGGCGACATCATCGAGCGGGTGGTCGAGCGCGATTCGCCGACCTGGTCGCCGCGCTGGGTCGACCATCTGGTCGGCGACCGCATCCACCGCGAGCTGATGGACTTCACCGACAAGGTGCGACGCAACCCGGACCATGAACTGCGAAGGTCGGCCACGCGGTTCCTGTTCGAATTCGCCGACGATCTGCAGCACGACGACGCGACGATTCAGCGCGCCGAGAATGTCAAGGAACAGCTGATGGCGCGCGACGAGGTGGCCAGGGCCGCCGAGACGGCGTGGGCCGCGGCCAAGCGCATCATTCTCGAGTCGGTCGACGATCCGTCGTCGGCGTTGCGGACCCGGATCGCCGACTCTGTCGTGCATATCGGCGAGTCGCTCCGAGACGACGCCGACCTGCGCGACAAGGTCGACAACTGGATCATCCGTGCAGCTCAACACCTGGTTTCCGAATATGGGGTGGAGATCACAGCGATCATCACCGAGACCATCGAGCGGTGGGACGCCGACGAGGCCAGCAGGCGTATCGAGCTGCACGTGGGCCGTGACCTGCAATTCATCCGGATCAATGGCACGGTGGTGGGGTCGCTGGCCGGACTGATCATCTATTCGATAGCCCAGCTACTTTTCTGA
- a CDS encoding SAM-dependent methyltransferase — MTGFPSTTRGASNVAGRAGPVGAITRGTTGHNRLRRSDRWLVHSRRVRAALQAAADPLVIDLGYGALPVTTLELAARLRVVRADVRVVGLEIHPERVVSAARAAENSTVEFGLGGFELAGHAPVLVRAFNVLRQYPVEAVPGAWATMQARLAPGGLIVDGTCDELGRRCCWVLLDAEGPISLTLACDPFAIERPSDLAERLPKVLIHHNLAGQPIHSLLTAADHAWASVAGHGVFGPRVRWRAMLDLLRDEGFPVEPPRRRMRDGVLSVPWSNVAPVGAPKSNVAPVGAPGSNVPPVG, encoded by the coding sequence CTGACTGGATTTCCAAGCACCACTAGGGGCGCGTCGAATGTCGCCGGCCGAGCGGGTCCGGTCGGGGCCATCACGCGCGGCACCACCGGTCACAACCGGCTGCGCCGCAGCGACCGCTGGCTCGTGCACTCACGACGGGTGCGCGCCGCGCTGCAGGCGGCGGCCGATCCGCTGGTGATCGACCTCGGCTACGGTGCGCTGCCCGTGACGACGCTGGAGTTGGCCGCGCGGCTACGGGTGGTACGCGCCGACGTCCGCGTCGTCGGCCTCGAGATCCATCCCGAGCGTGTCGTATCGGCGGCGCGCGCCGCCGAAAACAGCACTGTCGAATTCGGGCTCGGCGGCTTCGAATTGGCCGGACACGCACCGGTTTTGGTGCGCGCGTTCAACGTGCTGCGCCAGTACCCGGTGGAAGCCGTGCCCGGGGCGTGGGCGACGATGCAGGCACGGTTGGCGCCGGGCGGGCTGATCGTCGACGGCACCTGCGACGAGTTGGGCCGTCGCTGCTGCTGGGTGCTGCTCGACGCGGAGGGGCCGATCAGCCTGACGTTGGCATGCGATCCGTTCGCGATCGAGCGGCCGTCGGATCTGGCCGAGCGACTACCGAAGGTGCTGATCCACCACAACCTGGCAGGCCAACCCATCCACAGCCTGCTGACGGCTGCGGATCACGCGTGGGCCAGCGTCGCGGGTCACGGGGTGTTCGGCCCGCGGGTGCGCTGGCGCGCGATGCTGGACCTGCTGCGCGACGAGGGCTTCCCGGTCGAACCGCCGCGGCGCAGGATGCGCGACGGCGTTCTCTCAGTGCCGTGGTCAAATGTTGCGCCCGTCGGCGCTCCGAAGTCGAATGTCGCGCCCGTCGGCGCTCCGGGGTCGAATGTCCCGCCCGTAGGCTGA
- the aceA gene encoding isocitrate lyase has protein sequence MSTVGQPKSAEEIQKDWDTNPRWKGITRTYTPADVVALQGSVVEEATLARRGAEVLWNQLHDMEFVNSLGALTGNMAVQQVRAGLKAIYLSGWQVAGDANLSGHTYPDQSLYPANSVPQVVRRINNALMRADQIAKVEGDTSVENWLAPIVADGEAGFGGALNVYELQKAMIAAGVAGSHWEDQLASEKKCGHLGGKVLIPTQQHIRTLTSARLAADVADAPTLVIARTDAEAATLITSDVDERDRPFITGERTAEGFYRVRNGLEPCIARAKAYAPYSDLIWMETGTPDLELAAKFAEGVKSEFPDQMLAYNCSPSFNWRKHLDDATIAKFQKELGAMGFKFQFITLAGFHALNYSMFDLAYGYARNQMSAYVELQEREFDAEERGYTATKHQREVGAGYFDRIATTVDPNSSTTALSGSTEEGQFH, from the coding sequence ATGTCGACCGTTGGCCAGCCAAAGTCCGCCGAAGAGATCCAGAAGGACTGGGACACCAATCCGCGGTGGAAGGGCATCACCCGCACCTACACCCCCGCCGATGTGGTGGCCCTCCAGGGTTCCGTCGTCGAGGAGGCCACCCTGGCTCGCCGCGGCGCCGAGGTGCTGTGGAACCAGCTGCACGACATGGAGTTCGTCAACTCGCTCGGCGCGCTGACCGGCAACATGGCCGTTCAGCAGGTCCGTGCCGGCCTGAAGGCCATCTATCTGTCGGGTTGGCAGGTCGCCGGTGACGCGAACCTGTCCGGCCACACCTACCCGGACCAGAGCCTCTACCCGGCCAACTCGGTGCCGCAGGTGGTCCGCCGCATCAACAATGCGCTGATGCGCGCCGACCAGATTGCGAAGGTCGAGGGCGACACCTCCGTCGAGAACTGGCTGGCCCCGATCGTCGCCGACGGTGAGGCCGGCTTCGGCGGTGCGCTCAACGTCTACGAGCTGCAGAAGGCCATGATCGCTGCAGGCGTCGCGGGGTCGCACTGGGAGGATCAGCTGGCGTCGGAGAAGAAGTGCGGTCACCTCGGTGGCAAGGTGCTGATCCCGACCCAGCAGCACATCCGCACGCTGACCTCGGCCCGCCTCGCCGCCGACGTCGCCGACGCGCCGACCCTCGTCATCGCCCGCACCGACGCCGAGGCCGCCACGCTGATCACCTCCGATGTCGACGAGCGCGACCGTCCGTTCATCACCGGTGAGCGCACCGCTGAGGGCTTCTACCGGGTGCGCAACGGCCTCGAGCCGTGCATCGCCCGCGCTAAGGCCTACGCGCCCTACTCCGATCTGATCTGGATGGAGACCGGCACGCCGGACCTCGAGCTGGCCGCGAAGTTCGCCGAGGGCGTCAAGAGCGAATTCCCGGACCAGATGCTGGCCTACAACTGCTCGCCGTCGTTCAACTGGCGCAAGCACCTGGATGACGCGACGATCGCGAAGTTCCAGAAGGAGCTCGGCGCGATGGGCTTCAAGTTCCAGTTCATCACGCTGGCCGGCTTCCACGCCCTGAACTACTCGATGTTCGATCTGGCCTACGGCTACGCCCGCAACCAGATGAGCGCCTACGTCGAGCTGCAGGAGCGCGAATTCGACGCCGAGGAGCGGGGTTACACCGCGACGAAGCACCAGCGCGAGGTCGGCGCAGGCTACTTCGACCGGATCGCCACCACCGTGGACCCGAACTCGTCGACGACCGCGCTGAGCGGTTCGACCGAAGAGGGCCAGTTCCACTGA
- a CDS encoding endonuclease domain-containing protein has translation MDDILVGSEALASGQVTRHMLRTKYIKLHYNVYVRAGLKPDAVVRARAAWLWSRRTATVVGHSAAALHGTLWLPDDAPAELAHSNQPSPPGIVIHRGLIADDEMCLRQSIDCTTPARTAYDIGRRVEGDTAIIRIDALLNATRCTVAEVNRIATRYPGARGLRQLRETLDLADGGAESPQETRLRLLLVRDGLPRPVTQILVPNPRGRPRRVDMGWPEWKVGVEYDGEQHWTNPDIYAEDIERLEFLATQGWIIIRVSSRQMRYRRQEILTRVRRALAQYL, from the coding sequence GTGGACGACATCCTCGTGGGTAGTGAAGCACTTGCGTCGGGGCAAGTTACTCGTCATATGCTGCGCACCAAGTACATCAAGCTCCACTACAACGTCTATGTACGAGCTGGCCTCAAGCCAGACGCGGTCGTCAGAGCCAGAGCAGCGTGGCTGTGGTCTCGCCGAACTGCGACTGTCGTCGGCCACTCAGCTGCGGCGTTACATGGCACCCTGTGGCTACCTGATGACGCGCCGGCGGAACTCGCGCATTCCAACCAGCCGTCACCACCTGGCATCGTCATTCACCGCGGACTCATCGCAGACGACGAGATGTGCCTGAGGCAAAGCATCGACTGCACCACACCCGCCAGAACGGCCTACGACATCGGCCGACGGGTGGAAGGCGACACCGCAATAATTCGAATCGACGCGCTACTCAACGCCACCCGTTGCACCGTGGCCGAGGTCAACCGGATTGCCACCCGATATCCAGGCGCGCGTGGCCTTCGCCAGCTCCGCGAGACGCTGGATCTTGCCGACGGTGGAGCCGAATCCCCCCAGGAAACTCGATTGCGTCTGCTCCTTGTGCGCGACGGACTTCCACGACCTGTCACACAAATCCTCGTGCCAAATCCGAGAGGGCGACCCCGCCGCGTCGATATGGGCTGGCCCGAATGGAAGGTCGGCGTCGAATACGACGGCGAACAGCATTGGACGAACCCCGACATCTACGCCGAGGACATTGAGCGGCTGGAATTCCTTGCCACACAAGGTTGGATCATTATTCGCGTCAGCTCACGACAAATGCGTTACCGCCGACAAGAAATACTGACACGTGTCCGACGAGCGCTCGCTCAGTACTTGTAG
- a CDS encoding 3-hydroxybutyryl-CoA dehydrogenase produces MSDAIERVGVIGAGQMGGGIAEVSARAGVDVLVFEPTEELTAAGKARITKSLERGVSTGKITERERDQALAKLKFTTELKDLADRQLVIEAVIEDETVKGKIFAELDEIIADPDAVLASNTSSIPIMKIAAATKNPVRVLGLHFFNPVPVLPLVELINTLVTSDAAITRTEKFASDVLGKQVVRCSDRSGFVVNALLVPYLLSAIRMVESGVATVDDIDKAIVAGLSHPMGPLRLSDLIGLDTMKLIADSMYEELKDPHYAPPPLLLRMVEAGQLGKKSGQGFYKY; encoded by the coding sequence GTGAGCGACGCAATTGAACGAGTAGGCGTCATCGGCGCTGGACAGATGGGTGGCGGCATCGCCGAGGTATCGGCGCGGGCCGGTGTGGACGTGCTGGTGTTCGAGCCCACCGAGGAGCTGACAGCAGCAGGCAAGGCGCGCATCACCAAATCGCTTGAGCGCGGCGTCAGCACGGGCAAGATCACCGAACGCGAACGCGATCAGGCGTTGGCCAAGCTGAAATTCACCACCGAGCTCAAGGATCTCGCGGATCGCCAGCTCGTCATCGAAGCGGTGATCGAGGATGAGACCGTCAAAGGCAAGATCTTCGCCGAGCTCGACGAGATCATCGCCGATCCGGATGCGGTGCTGGCGTCGAACACGTCGAGCATCCCGATCATGAAAATCGCTGCGGCGACAAAGAATCCGGTCCGCGTGCTCGGCTTGCACTTCTTCAACCCAGTGCCGGTGCTGCCGCTCGTCGAGCTGATCAACACGCTCGTCACCTCCGATGCGGCGATCACGCGCACGGAGAAGTTCGCGAGTGATGTGCTTGGTAAGCAGGTGGTGCGCTGCAGCGACCGGTCGGGCTTTGTGGTCAACGCGCTGCTGGTGCCGTACTTGCTGTCGGCTATTCGCATGGTCGAGTCGGGTGTGGCGACCGTCGATGACATCGACAAGGCAATCGTCGCGGGGCTGTCGCATCCGATGGGGCCGCTGCGACTTTCGGATCTCATCGGCCTCGACACCATGAAGCTGATCGCGGACTCGATGTACGAAGAGCTCAAGGATCCGCATTACGCGCCGCCGCCGCTGCTGCTGCGGATGGTGGAAGCGGGGCAGCTCGGTAAGAAGTCGGGCCAAGGCTTCTACAAGTACTGA